In a single window of the Elaeis guineensis isolate ETL-2024a chromosome 4, EG11, whole genome shotgun sequence genome:
- the LOC105044079 gene encoding auxin transporter-like protein 2: MGSALNGNEDKVVETVMVGRYIEMEQEGESKTIKSRLSSLLWHGGSAYDAWFSCASNQVAQVLLTLPYSFSQLGMMSGILFQLFYGLMGSWTAYLISILYVEYRTRKEREKVDFRNHVIQWFEVLDGLLGKHWRNVGLAFNCTFLLFGSVIQLIACASNIYYINDKLDKRTWTYIFGACCATTVFIPSFHNYRIWSFLGLLMTTYTAWYLTVASLLHGQVEGVKHSGPTKLVLYFTGATNILYTFGGHAVTVEIMHAMWKPQKFKAIYLLATLYVLTLTLPSAASVYWAFGDLLLDHSNAFALLPRTAWRDAAVVLMLIHQFITFGFACTPLYFVWEKLVGLHDCRSLCKRAAARLPVVVPIWFLAIIFPFFGPINSAVGSLLVSFTVYIIPSLAHMLTFRTAAARESAVEPPPRFVGRWIGMYTINAFVVGWVLVVGFGFGGWASMTNFVRQIDTFGLFTKCYQCPPPPGLPLPTNATDPSTAPFPTNVHNYTIPTISNMSPSPSPSPSYIVHHHRRHHHHGL, from the exons ATGGGGTCGGCCTTGAACGGGAACGAGGACAAGGTGGTGGAGACGGTGATGGTGGGAAGGTATATAGAGATGGAGCAGGAGGGGGAGTCCAAGACCATCAAGTCAAGGCTCTCCAGCCTCCTATGGCATGGCGGCTCCGCCTATGACGCTTGGTTCAGTTGTGCTTCCAACCAG GTGGCACAGGTGCTACTTACGCTGCCATATTCCTTTTCACAGCTGGGGATGATGAGTGGTATCCTTTTCCAACTGTTTTATGGTCTCATGGGGAGCTGGACGGCTTACCTCATCAGTATTCTCTATGTAGAGTATAGGACtcggaaggagagggagaaggtgGACTTCAGGAACCATGTCATTCAG TGGTTCGAGGTGTTAGATGGGCTTCTAGGGAAGCACTGGAGGAATGTGGGATTGGCCTTCAACTGCacttttcttctatttggatcCGTCATTCAGCTCATTGCTTGTGCTAG TAACATATACTACATCAATGACAAGCTGGACAAGAGGACATGGACCTATATATTCGGGGCTTGCTGTGCCACCACAGTGTTCATCCCATCTTTCCACAACTATAGGATATGGTCCTTCCTTGGTCTCCTTATGACAACCTACACTGCTTGGTATCTCACTGTTGCTTCCCTCCTTCATGGCCAG GTGGAGGGAGTGAAGCATTCGGGACCGACTAAGCTGGTTCTCTACTTTACGGGCGCCACAAACATTCTCTACACATTTGGTGGCCACGCTGTTACAGT GGAGATCATGCATGCGATGTGGAAGCCTCAAAAGTTCAAGGCCATCTACTTGCTAGCAACGTTGTACGTGCTGACGCTGACGTTGCCATCGGCGGCGAGCGTCTACTGGGCGTTCGGCGACCTACTACTCGACCACTCGAATGCCTTTGCTCTGCTACCGCGGACGGCGTGGAGAGACGCGGCGGTGGTGCTGATGCTGATCCACCAGTTCATCACGTTCGGGTTCGCGTGTACGCCGCTCTACTTCGTGTGGGAGAAGCTGGTGGGGCTCCACGACTGCCGGAGTTTGTGCAAGCGGGCGGCGGCGCGGCTCCCCGTCGTGGTTCCAATCTGGTTCCTGGCCATCATCTTTCCCTTCTTCGGCCCCATCAACTCTGCCGTCGGCTCCCTCCTCGTCAGCTTCACCGTCTACATCATCCCCTCCCTTGCCCACATGCTCACCTTCCGCACCGCCGCAGCCCGGGAG AGCGCAGTGGAGCCGCCACCGAGGTTTGTCGGGAGGTGGATTGGAATGTACACGATCAACGCATTTGTGGTGGGTTGGGTGCTGGTGGTGGGATTCGGGTTCGGTGGTTGGGCTAGCATGACCAACTTCGTCCGCCAGATCGACACTTTTGGCCTCTTCACCAAGTGCTACCAGTGCCCCCCACCACCTGGTCTTCCCCTTCCTACCAACGCTACAGATCCTTCCACTGCTCCATTCCCCACTAATGTTCATAACTACACCATTCCAACCATTTCTAACatgtctccctctccctctccgtcgCCATCTTATATTGTCCACCACCATCGCCGCCACCACCATCATGGACTATGA